The Sphingobium aromaticiconvertens genome has a segment encoding these proteins:
- a CDS encoding FAD-binding protein yields the protein MQKGGDHVGTCLERHLAADERCAGAGLAAAQVLAASERGVEMRTSTEVIELVIDAGEVIGVIARGASGTRRIRARLGVVLATGGYDWKPDFVRAFDALPVAGSMAPPSVTGDHIVMAAKAGAIAIPARAPSQTPIFIGYKVPAETIYGRTSHRMWLPGVPHCITVNASGNRFCNDSFYPDLATKVARFDGQEQGQPNWPAWIVFDQNMIDKYGFQPSWPGQPLSEGMAISADSLEQLAALTGIEADGLMRTVARFNGFCEDGVDHDFARGTVPWGRIMTGDPRLPNPNMAPLVKGPFHAVKLERVTMGVPTAGLPIDTDGRVLDAREQAIPGLYAAGNSAAWLDIGGGYNSGIANTRGMLYGHLAVLHMMGQHAAPDLVAA from the coding sequence ATGCAGAAGGGCGGCGATCATGTCGGCACCTGTCTCGAACGTCACCTCGCCGCGGACGAGCGTTGCGCAGGCGCCGGCCTCGCTGCGGCACAGGTGCTCGCAGCCAGCGAACGCGGGGTCGAGATGCGCACGTCCACCGAGGTGATCGAACTCGTCATCGACGCTGGCGAGGTGATCGGCGTCATCGCGCGCGGCGCGTCGGGCACCCGCCGCATCCGCGCGCGCCTGGGCGTGGTGCTGGCGACCGGCGGTTACGACTGGAAGCCCGATTTCGTCCGCGCCTTCGATGCGCTGCCGGTTGCTGGCAGCATGGCGCCGCCCAGCGTCACCGGCGATCACATCGTGATGGCGGCGAAGGCTGGCGCGATCGCGATCCCGGCGCGCGCACCGTCGCAAACCCCGATCTTCATCGGCTACAAGGTGCCGGCCGAGACGATCTACGGACGGACGTCACATCGCATGTGGCTGCCGGGCGTGCCCCATTGCATCACCGTGAACGCAAGCGGCAATCGCTTCTGCAATGACAGCTTCTATCCAGACCTCGCGACCAAGGTCGCCCGTTTCGACGGGCAGGAACAGGGGCAGCCCAACTGGCCGGCCTGGATCGTCTTCGACCAGAATATGATCGATAAATACGGGTTCCAGCCCAGCTGGCCGGGCCAACCGCTGTCCGAGGGAATGGCGATTTCGGCCGACAGCCTAGAGCAACTGGCCGCGCTCACGGGCATCGAAGCGGATGGGCTTATGCGCACCGTGGCGCGCTTCAACGGCTTCTGCGAAGACGGCGTCGATCACGATTTCGCGCGCGGCACGGTGCCTTGGGGGCGGATCATGACGGGCGATCCGCGCCTGCCCAATCCCAACATGGCGCCGCTCGTGAAAGGGCCGTTCCACGCGGTAAAGCTGGAGCGGGTCACGATGGGCGTGCCGACCGCCGGGCTACCGATCGATACCGACGGCCGCGTCCTCGATGCGCGCGAACAGGCCATTCCCGGTCTCTACGCGGCGGGCAATTCGGCTGCTTGGCTGGATATCGGTGGCGGCTACAACAGCGGCATCGCGAACACACGGGGCATGCTCTACGGCCATCTGGCGGTGCTCCACATGATGGGCCAGCACGCCGCGCCCGATCTGGTCGCGGCCTAG
- a CDS encoding IS110 family transposase codes for MGVFAALDVSQEETAICLVGAEGEILAEAKVPTCPDAIADWLAKRAADVERVGMETGPLAVWLWNALTKRRVPIICLDARHANAVLKMMPNKTDRHDARGLAQIVRTGWFKAARIKSHEAYVNRAMLTARDTLVGMRVKLENEIRGLLKTFGVMFGKRVGGFKRRATEIITGELAVAPELIPIFEALMHARSEILARIAALDGKIRAVAKQHGTVRLLMTAPGVGPITAMAVTAAFDDAERFNRSSSAGAYLGLTPRRYESGEISRNGRISKSGDRFARKCLYEAANAILSRKLGGPRLREWAQAIAGRTGPRKAKVALARKLAVTLHAMWRTNTTFREAAMA; via the coding sequence ATGGGAGTTTTTGCAGCACTGGATGTGTCACAGGAGGAGACGGCGATTTGCCTGGTTGGGGCGGAAGGTGAGATTCTCGCGGAGGCGAAGGTGCCGACCTGCCCTGACGCGATAGCCGACTGGCTAGCGAAGCGCGCCGCGGATGTCGAACGGGTGGGAATGGAGACAGGTCCCCTTGCCGTCTGGCTCTGGAACGCGCTGACGAAGCGGCGTGTCCCGATCATTTGCCTGGATGCGCGTCACGCTAATGCGGTCCTCAAAATGATGCCAAATAAAACCGACAGACATGATGCTCGCGGCTTGGCTCAGATTGTCCGCACAGGTTGGTTCAAGGCTGCCCGGATAAAGAGTCATGAGGCCTATGTTAACCGGGCGATGCTGACAGCGCGCGATACGCTGGTTGGCATGCGTGTGAAGCTTGAAAATGAGATCAGAGGGTTGCTGAAAACGTTTGGCGTGATGTTCGGAAAACGGGTTGGGGGCTTCAAACGCCGTGCGACGGAGATCATCACAGGCGAGCTGGCAGTCGCACCGGAGCTCATACCTATCTTTGAAGCGTTGATGCACGCCCGGAGTGAAATTCTAGCCCGTATTGCCGCTCTCGATGGCAAAATCCGGGCGGTAGCCAAACAGCATGGTACGGTACGTCTTTTGATGACAGCGCCGGGAGTCGGACCGATCACCGCGATGGCGGTAACTGCAGCATTCGACGACGCCGAACGCTTCAACCGATCTTCCAGCGCGGGCGCTTATCTCGGTCTGACGCCAAGGCGCTACGAATCTGGCGAAATCAGCCGGAACGGGCGCATCTCGAAAAGCGGTGACAGGTTCGCTCGAAAATGCCTGTACGAAGCAGCAAATGCGATCTTGTCTCGAAAGCTTGGCGGCCCTCGCCTGCGTGAGTGGGCACAGGCGATCGCAGGCCGAACCGGGCCTCGCAAAGCGAAAGTCGCCCTGGCCAGGAAGCTGGCGGTAACATTGCACGCAATGTGGCGTACCAACACGACCTTCCGGGAGGCGGCCATGGCCTGA
- a CDS encoding FAD-dependent oxidoreductase, with amino-acid sequence MQWDEDFDVVCVGSGLGGLSAALTAAAHGARAIVIEKFELLGGVSALSSGQLWLGPHHLQEPDGIADDDADADAYLAHLSQGFATPDRRKTFIERGREALRYFTDVIGIEMTVVNGLPDYYYPAVAGSKPEGRYVEVLPFKAERLGDLADKVLTSPYGDGYSYTT; translated from the coding sequence ATGCAGTGGGATGAGGATTTCGACGTGGTCTGCGTAGGATCGGGCCTGGGTGGACTGTCAGCGGCGTTGACCGCGGCGGCACACGGCGCACGCGCGATTGTGATCGAGAAGTTCGAATTGCTCGGCGGGGTTTCGGCTCTATCCTCGGGCCAGTTGTGGCTCGGCCCCCACCATCTCCAGGAACCCGATGGCATCGCCGACGACGATGCTGATGCTGATGCCTATCTCGCACATCTCTCGCAAGGCTTCGCCACACCCGATCGCCGCAAGACCTTCATCGAACGCGGCCGCGAGGCGCTGCGCTATTTCACCGACGTGATCGGGATCGAGATGACCGTCGTGAACGGCCTGCCCGACTATTATTACCCGGCCGTCGCAGGATCCAAGCCCGAAGGGCGCTATGTCGAGGTGCTGCCGTTCAAGGCCGAACGGCTCGGCGATCTCGCCGACAAGGTACTGACCTCGCCTTATGGCGACGGCTATAGTTACACCACTTAA